Proteins found in one Hippopotamus amphibius kiboko isolate mHipAmp2 chromosome 12, mHipAmp2.hap2, whole genome shotgun sequence genomic segment:
- the UCKL1 gene encoding uridine-cytidine kinase-like 1 isoform X5, translating into MAAPPASAAAPRPAPPPLAAGDAPDRPEGKSETTCEDRNAESLDRLLPPVGTGRSPRKRTTSQCKSEPPLLRTSKRTIYTAGRPPWYNEHGAQSKEAFAIGLGGGSASGKTTVARMIIEALDVPWVVLLSMDSFYKVLTSQQQEQAAHNNFNFDHPDAFDFDLIISTLKKLKQGKSVKVPIYDFTTHSRKKEWKTLYGANVIIFEGIMAFADKTLLELLDMKIFVDTDSDVRLVRRLRRDIGERGRDIEGVIKQYNKFVKPAFEQYIQPTMRVADIVVPRGSGNAVAIDLIVQHVHSQLEERKLRWDLAALASAHQCHPLPRTLSVLKSTAQVRGMHTIIRDRETSRDEFIFYSKRLMRLLIEHALSFLPFQDCVVQTPQGQDYAGKCYAGKQITGVSILRAGETMEPALRAVCKDVRIGTILIQTNQLTGEPELHYLRLPKDISDDHVILMDCTVSTGAAAMMAVRVLLDHDVPEDKIFLLSLLMAEMGVHSVAYAFPRVRIITTAVDKRVSDLFRIIPGIGNFGDRYFGTDAVPDGSDEEDGGSAG; encoded by the exons CAACGCGGAGTCCTTGGACAGGCTTCTGCCGCCTGTGGGCACCGGGCGCTCGCCCCGGAAGCGCACCACCAGCCAGTGCAAGTCCGAGCCGCCCCTGCTGCGCACCAGCAAGCGCACCATCTACACCGCGGGGCGGCCGCCCTGGTACAACGAGCATGGCGCCCAGTCCAAGGAGGCCTTCGCCATTG gcCTGGGAGGCGGCAGCGCTTCTGGGAAGACCACCGTGGCCAGGATGATCATCGAGGCCCTGGATGTGCCCTGGGTGGTCTTGCTGTCCATGGACTCCTTTTACAAG GTGCTCACAAGTCAGCAGCAGGAGCAGGCCGCCCACAACAACTTCAACTTCGACCACCCAGATGCCTTTGACTTCGACCTCATCATCTCCACCCTCAAGAAGCTGAAGCAGGGCAAGAGCGTCAAGGTGCCCATCTACGACTTCACCACCCACAGCCGGAAGAAGGAGTGG AAAACGCTGTACGGTGCAAACGTCATCATCTTCGAGGGCATCATGGCCTTTGCCGACAAGACGCTGCTGGAG ctcctggacATGAAGATCTTTGTGGACACAGACTCTGACGTCCGCCTCGTGCGGCGGCTGCGCCGGGACATCGGCGAGCGGGGCCGGGACATCGAGGGCGTCATCAAGCAGTACAACAAGTTTGTGAAGCCCGCCTTCGAGCAGTACATCCAGCCCACCATGCGCGTGGCGGACATCGTGGTGCCCCGGG GGAGCGGGAACGCAGTGGCCATCGACCTGATCGTGCAGCATGTGCACAGCCAGCTGGAGGAG AGGAAGCTGCGCTGGGATCT GGCCGCGCTGGCCTCGGCCCACCAGTGCCACCCCCTGCCCCGGACGCTGAGTGTCCTCAAGAGCACGGCGCAGGTGCGGGGCATGCACACCATCATCAG GGACCGCGAGACCAGCCGCGATGAGTTCATCTTCTACTCCAAGAGGCTGATGCGGCTGCTCATCGAGCACGCgctctccttcctgcccttccag GACTGCGTGGTGCAGACCCCGCAGGGCCAGGACTACGCCGGCAAGTGCTACGCAGGGAAGCAG ATCACAGGCGTGTCCATCCTGCGGGCCGGCGAGACCATGGAGCCCGCGCTGCGGGCCGTGTGCAAGGACGTGCGCATCGGCACCATCCTCATCCAGACCAACCAGCTCACCGGGGAGCCGGAG CTGCACTACCTGCGGCTCCCCAAGGACATCAGTGACGACCACGTGATCCTGATGGACTGCACAGTGTCCACGGGCGCGGCGGCCATGATGGCCGTGCGGGTGCTGCtg GACCACGATGTGCCCGAGGACAAGATCTTCCTGCTGTCGCTGCTCATGGCAGAGATGGGCGTCCACTCGGTGGCCTACGCCTTCCCGCGTGTGAGAATTATCACGACGGCGGTGGACAAGCGGGTCAGTGACCTCTTCCGCATCATCCCCGGCATCG GGAACTTCGGGGACCGCTACTTCGGGACCGACGCTGTCCCCGACGGCAGTGACGAGGAGGACGGGGGCTCGGCAGGGTAG
- the UCKL1 gene encoding uridine-cytidine kinase-like 1 isoform X2, with the protein MAAPPASAAAPRPAPPPLAAGDAPDRPEGKSETTCEDRNAESLDRLLPPVGTGRSPRKRTTSQCKSEPPLLRTSKRTIYTAGRPPWYNEHGAQSKEAFAIGLGGGSASGKTTVARMIIEALDVPWVVLLSMDSFYKVLTSQQQEQAAHNNFNFDHPDAFDFDLIISTLKKLKQGKSVKVPIYDFTTHSRKKEWKTLYGANVIIFEGIMAFADKTLLELLDMKIFVDTDSDVRLVRRLRRDIGERGRDIEGVIKQYNKFVKPAFEQYIQPTMRVADIVVPRGSGNAVAIDLIVQHVHSQLEERKLRWDLAALASAHQCHPLPRTLSVLKSTAQVRGMHTIIRDRETSRDEFIFYSKRLMRLLIEHALSFLPFQDCVVQTPQGQDYAGKCYAGKQITGVSILRAGETMEPALRAVCKDVRIGTILIQTNQLTGEPELHYLRLPKDISDDHVILMDCTVSTGAAAMMAVRVLLDHDVPEDKIFLLSLLMAEMGVHSVAYAFPRVRIITTAVDKRGTSGTATSGPTLSPTAVTRRTGARQGSRPSHPQPLVSCGTYRAEMLTYFS; encoded by the exons CAACGCGGAGTCCTTGGACAGGCTTCTGCCGCCTGTGGGCACCGGGCGCTCGCCCCGGAAGCGCACCACCAGCCAGTGCAAGTCCGAGCCGCCCCTGCTGCGCACCAGCAAGCGCACCATCTACACCGCGGGGCGGCCGCCCTGGTACAACGAGCATGGCGCCCAGTCCAAGGAGGCCTTCGCCATTG gcCTGGGAGGCGGCAGCGCTTCTGGGAAGACCACCGTGGCCAGGATGATCATCGAGGCCCTGGATGTGCCCTGGGTGGTCTTGCTGTCCATGGACTCCTTTTACAAG GTGCTCACAAGTCAGCAGCAGGAGCAGGCCGCCCACAACAACTTCAACTTCGACCACCCAGATGCCTTTGACTTCGACCTCATCATCTCCACCCTCAAGAAGCTGAAGCAGGGCAAGAGCGTCAAGGTGCCCATCTACGACTTCACCACCCACAGCCGGAAGAAGGAGTGG AAAACGCTGTACGGTGCAAACGTCATCATCTTCGAGGGCATCATGGCCTTTGCCGACAAGACGCTGCTGGAG ctcctggacATGAAGATCTTTGTGGACACAGACTCTGACGTCCGCCTCGTGCGGCGGCTGCGCCGGGACATCGGCGAGCGGGGCCGGGACATCGAGGGCGTCATCAAGCAGTACAACAAGTTTGTGAAGCCCGCCTTCGAGCAGTACATCCAGCCCACCATGCGCGTGGCGGACATCGTGGTGCCCCGGG GGAGCGGGAACGCAGTGGCCATCGACCTGATCGTGCAGCATGTGCACAGCCAGCTGGAGGAG AGGAAGCTGCGCTGGGATCT GGCCGCGCTGGCCTCGGCCCACCAGTGCCACCCCCTGCCCCGGACGCTGAGTGTCCTCAAGAGCACGGCGCAGGTGCGGGGCATGCACACCATCATCAG GGACCGCGAGACCAGCCGCGATGAGTTCATCTTCTACTCCAAGAGGCTGATGCGGCTGCTCATCGAGCACGCgctctccttcctgcccttccag GACTGCGTGGTGCAGACCCCGCAGGGCCAGGACTACGCCGGCAAGTGCTACGCAGGGAAGCAG ATCACAGGCGTGTCCATCCTGCGGGCCGGCGAGACCATGGAGCCCGCGCTGCGGGCCGTGTGCAAGGACGTGCGCATCGGCACCATCCTCATCCAGACCAACCAGCTCACCGGGGAGCCGGAG CTGCACTACCTGCGGCTCCCCAAGGACATCAGTGACGACCACGTGATCCTGATGGACTGCACAGTGTCCACGGGCGCGGCGGCCATGATGGCCGTGCGGGTGCTGCtg GACCACGATGTGCCCGAGGACAAGATCTTCCTGCTGTCGCTGCTCATGGCAGAGATGGGCGTCCACTCGGTGGCCTACGCCTTCCCGCGTGTGAGAATTATCACGACGGCGGTGGACAAGCGG GGAACTTCGGGGACCGCTACTTCGGGACCGACGCTGTCCCCGACGGCAGTGACGAGGAGGACGGGGGCTCGGCAGGGTAGCCGCCcgtcccacccccagcccctcgtTTCCTGTGGGACCTACAGAGCAGAGATGTTAACTTATTTTAGTTAA
- the UCKL1 gene encoding uridine-cytidine kinase-like 1 isoform X4: MAAPPASAAAPRPAPPPLAAGDAPDRPEGKSETTCEDRSNAESLDRLLPPVGTGRSPRKRTTSQCKSEPPLLRTSKRTIYTAGRPPWYNEHGAQSKEAFAIGLGGGSASGKTTVARMIIEALDVPWVVLLSMDSFYKVLTSQQQEQAAHNNFNFDHPDAFDFDLIISTLKKLKQGKSVKVPIYDFTTHSRKKEWKTLYGANVIIFEGIMAFADKTLLELLDMKIFVDTDSDVRLVRRLRRDIGERGRDIEGVIKQYNKFVKPAFEQYIQPTMRVADIVVPRGSGNAVAIDLIVQHVHSQLEERELSVRAALASAHQCHPLPRTLSVLKSTAQVRGMHTIIRDRETSRDEFIFYSKRLMRLLIEHALSFLPFQDCVVQTPQGQDYAGKCYAGKQITGVSILRAGETMEPALRAVCKDVRIGTILIQTNQLTGEPELHYLRLPKDISDDHVILMDCTVSTGAAAMMAVRVLLDHDVPEDKIFLLSLLMAEMGVHSVAYAFPRVRIITTAVDKRVSDLFRIIPGIGNFGDRYFGTDAVPDGSDEEDGGSAG; the protein is encoded by the exons CAGCAACGCGGAGTCCTTGGACAGGCTTCTGCCGCCTGTGGGCACCGGGCGCTCGCCCCGGAAGCGCACCACCAGCCAGTGCAAGTCCGAGCCGCCCCTGCTGCGCACCAGCAAGCGCACCATCTACACCGCGGGGCGGCCGCCCTGGTACAACGAGCATGGCGCCCAGTCCAAGGAGGCCTTCGCCATTG gcCTGGGAGGCGGCAGCGCTTCTGGGAAGACCACCGTGGCCAGGATGATCATCGAGGCCCTGGATGTGCCCTGGGTGGTCTTGCTGTCCATGGACTCCTTTTACAAG GTGCTCACAAGTCAGCAGCAGGAGCAGGCCGCCCACAACAACTTCAACTTCGACCACCCAGATGCCTTTGACTTCGACCTCATCATCTCCACCCTCAAGAAGCTGAAGCAGGGCAAGAGCGTCAAGGTGCCCATCTACGACTTCACCACCCACAGCCGGAAGAAGGAGTGG AAAACGCTGTACGGTGCAAACGTCATCATCTTCGAGGGCATCATGGCCTTTGCCGACAAGACGCTGCTGGAG ctcctggacATGAAGATCTTTGTGGACACAGACTCTGACGTCCGCCTCGTGCGGCGGCTGCGCCGGGACATCGGCGAGCGGGGCCGGGACATCGAGGGCGTCATCAAGCAGTACAACAAGTTTGTGAAGCCCGCCTTCGAGCAGTACATCCAGCCCACCATGCGCGTGGCGGACATCGTGGTGCCCCGGG GGAGCGGGAACGCAGTGGCCATCGACCTGATCGTGCAGCATGTGCACAGCCAGCTGGAGGAG CGTGAGCTCAGTGTCAG GGCCGCGCTGGCCTCGGCCCACCAGTGCCACCCCCTGCCCCGGACGCTGAGTGTCCTCAAGAGCACGGCGCAGGTGCGGGGCATGCACACCATCATCAG GGACCGCGAGACCAGCCGCGATGAGTTCATCTTCTACTCCAAGAGGCTGATGCGGCTGCTCATCGAGCACGCgctctccttcctgcccttccag GACTGCGTGGTGCAGACCCCGCAGGGCCAGGACTACGCCGGCAAGTGCTACGCAGGGAAGCAG ATCACAGGCGTGTCCATCCTGCGGGCCGGCGAGACCATGGAGCCCGCGCTGCGGGCCGTGTGCAAGGACGTGCGCATCGGCACCATCCTCATCCAGACCAACCAGCTCACCGGGGAGCCGGAG CTGCACTACCTGCGGCTCCCCAAGGACATCAGTGACGACCACGTGATCCTGATGGACTGCACAGTGTCCACGGGCGCGGCGGCCATGATGGCCGTGCGGGTGCTGCtg GACCACGATGTGCCCGAGGACAAGATCTTCCTGCTGTCGCTGCTCATGGCAGAGATGGGCGTCCACTCGGTGGCCTACGCCTTCCCGCGTGTGAGAATTATCACGACGGCGGTGGACAAGCGGGTCAGTGACCTCTTCCGCATCATCCCCGGCATCG GGAACTTCGGGGACCGCTACTTCGGGACCGACGCTGTCCCCGACGGCAGTGACGAGGAGGACGGGGGCTCGGCAGGGTAG
- the UCKL1 gene encoding uridine-cytidine kinase-like 1 isoform X6, translating to MAAPPASAAAPRPAPPPLAAGDAPDRPEGKSETTCEDRNAESLDRLLPPVGTGRSPRKRTTSQCKSEPPLLRTSKRTIYTAGRPPWYNEHGAQSKEAFAIGLGGGSASGKTTVARMIIEALDVPWVVLLSMDSFYKVLTSQQQEQAAHNNFNFDHPDAFDFDLIISTLKKLKQGKSVKVPIYDFTTHSRKKEWKTLYGANVIIFEGIMAFADKTLLELLDMKIFVDTDSDVRLVRRLRRDIGERGRDIEGVIKQYNKFVKPAFEQYIQPTMRVADIVVPRGSGNAVAIDLIVQHVHSQLEERELSVRAALASAHQCHPLPRTLSVLKSTAQVRGMHTIIRDRETSRDEFIFYSKRLMRLLIEHALSFLPFQDCVVQTPQGQDYAGKCYAGKQITGVSILRAGETMEPALRAVCKDVRIGTILIQTNQLTGEPELHYLRLPKDISDDHVILMDCTVSTGAAAMMAVRVLLDHDVPEDKIFLLSLLMAEMGVHSVAYAFPRVRIITTAVDKRVSDLFRIIPGIGNFGDRYFGTDAVPDGSDEEDGGSAG from the exons CAACGCGGAGTCCTTGGACAGGCTTCTGCCGCCTGTGGGCACCGGGCGCTCGCCCCGGAAGCGCACCACCAGCCAGTGCAAGTCCGAGCCGCCCCTGCTGCGCACCAGCAAGCGCACCATCTACACCGCGGGGCGGCCGCCCTGGTACAACGAGCATGGCGCCCAGTCCAAGGAGGCCTTCGCCATTG gcCTGGGAGGCGGCAGCGCTTCTGGGAAGACCACCGTGGCCAGGATGATCATCGAGGCCCTGGATGTGCCCTGGGTGGTCTTGCTGTCCATGGACTCCTTTTACAAG GTGCTCACAAGTCAGCAGCAGGAGCAGGCCGCCCACAACAACTTCAACTTCGACCACCCAGATGCCTTTGACTTCGACCTCATCATCTCCACCCTCAAGAAGCTGAAGCAGGGCAAGAGCGTCAAGGTGCCCATCTACGACTTCACCACCCACAGCCGGAAGAAGGAGTGG AAAACGCTGTACGGTGCAAACGTCATCATCTTCGAGGGCATCATGGCCTTTGCCGACAAGACGCTGCTGGAG ctcctggacATGAAGATCTTTGTGGACACAGACTCTGACGTCCGCCTCGTGCGGCGGCTGCGCCGGGACATCGGCGAGCGGGGCCGGGACATCGAGGGCGTCATCAAGCAGTACAACAAGTTTGTGAAGCCCGCCTTCGAGCAGTACATCCAGCCCACCATGCGCGTGGCGGACATCGTGGTGCCCCGGG GGAGCGGGAACGCAGTGGCCATCGACCTGATCGTGCAGCATGTGCACAGCCAGCTGGAGGAG CGTGAGCTCAGTGTCAG GGCCGCGCTGGCCTCGGCCCACCAGTGCCACCCCCTGCCCCGGACGCTGAGTGTCCTCAAGAGCACGGCGCAGGTGCGGGGCATGCACACCATCATCAG GGACCGCGAGACCAGCCGCGATGAGTTCATCTTCTACTCCAAGAGGCTGATGCGGCTGCTCATCGAGCACGCgctctccttcctgcccttccag GACTGCGTGGTGCAGACCCCGCAGGGCCAGGACTACGCCGGCAAGTGCTACGCAGGGAAGCAG ATCACAGGCGTGTCCATCCTGCGGGCCGGCGAGACCATGGAGCCCGCGCTGCGGGCCGTGTGCAAGGACGTGCGCATCGGCACCATCCTCATCCAGACCAACCAGCTCACCGGGGAGCCGGAG CTGCACTACCTGCGGCTCCCCAAGGACATCAGTGACGACCACGTGATCCTGATGGACTGCACAGTGTCCACGGGCGCGGCGGCCATGATGGCCGTGCGGGTGCTGCtg GACCACGATGTGCCCGAGGACAAGATCTTCCTGCTGTCGCTGCTCATGGCAGAGATGGGCGTCCACTCGGTGGCCTACGCCTTCCCGCGTGTGAGAATTATCACGACGGCGGTGGACAAGCGGGTCAGTGACCTCTTCCGCATCATCCCCGGCATCG GGAACTTCGGGGACCGCTACTTCGGGACCGACGCTGTCCCCGACGGCAGTGACGAGGAGGACGGGGGCTCGGCAGGGTAG
- the UCKL1 gene encoding uridine-cytidine kinase-like 1 isoform X9: protein MIIEALDVPWVVLLSMDSFYKVLTSQQQEQAAHNNFNFDHPDAFDFDLIISTLKKLKQGKSVKVPIYDFTTHSRKKEWKTLYGANVIIFEGIMAFADKTLLELLDMKIFVDTDSDVRLVRRLRRDIGERGRDIEGVIKQYNKFVKPAFEQYIQPTMRVADIVVPRGSGNAVAIDLIVQHVHSQLEERKLRWDLAALASAHQCHPLPRTLSVLKSTAQVRGMHTIIRDRETSRDEFIFYSKRLMRLLIEHALSFLPFQDCVVQTPQGQDYAGKCYAGKQITGVSILRAGETMEPALRAVCKDVRIGTILIQTNQLTGEPELHYLRLPKDISDDHVILMDCTVSTGAAAMMAVRVLLDHDVPEDKIFLLSLLMAEMGVHSVAYAFPRVRIITTAVDKRGTSGTATSGPTLSPTAVTRRTGARQGSRPSHPQPLVSCGTYRAEMLTYFS from the exons ATGATCATCGAGGCCCTGGATGTGCCCTGGGTGGTCTTGCTGTCCATGGACTCCTTTTACAAG GTGCTCACAAGTCAGCAGCAGGAGCAGGCCGCCCACAACAACTTCAACTTCGACCACCCAGATGCCTTTGACTTCGACCTCATCATCTCCACCCTCAAGAAGCTGAAGCAGGGCAAGAGCGTCAAGGTGCCCATCTACGACTTCACCACCCACAGCCGGAAGAAGGAGTGG AAAACGCTGTACGGTGCAAACGTCATCATCTTCGAGGGCATCATGGCCTTTGCCGACAAGACGCTGCTGGAG ctcctggacATGAAGATCTTTGTGGACACAGACTCTGACGTCCGCCTCGTGCGGCGGCTGCGCCGGGACATCGGCGAGCGGGGCCGGGACATCGAGGGCGTCATCAAGCAGTACAACAAGTTTGTGAAGCCCGCCTTCGAGCAGTACATCCAGCCCACCATGCGCGTGGCGGACATCGTGGTGCCCCGGG GGAGCGGGAACGCAGTGGCCATCGACCTGATCGTGCAGCATGTGCACAGCCAGCTGGAGGAG AGGAAGCTGCGCTGGGATCT GGCCGCGCTGGCCTCGGCCCACCAGTGCCACCCCCTGCCCCGGACGCTGAGTGTCCTCAAGAGCACGGCGCAGGTGCGGGGCATGCACACCATCATCAG GGACCGCGAGACCAGCCGCGATGAGTTCATCTTCTACTCCAAGAGGCTGATGCGGCTGCTCATCGAGCACGCgctctccttcctgcccttccag GACTGCGTGGTGCAGACCCCGCAGGGCCAGGACTACGCCGGCAAGTGCTACGCAGGGAAGCAG ATCACAGGCGTGTCCATCCTGCGGGCCGGCGAGACCATGGAGCCCGCGCTGCGGGCCGTGTGCAAGGACGTGCGCATCGGCACCATCCTCATCCAGACCAACCAGCTCACCGGGGAGCCGGAG CTGCACTACCTGCGGCTCCCCAAGGACATCAGTGACGACCACGTGATCCTGATGGACTGCACAGTGTCCACGGGCGCGGCGGCCATGATGGCCGTGCGGGTGCTGCtg GACCACGATGTGCCCGAGGACAAGATCTTCCTGCTGTCGCTGCTCATGGCAGAGATGGGCGTCCACTCGGTGGCCTACGCCTTCCCGCGTGTGAGAATTATCACGACGGCGGTGGACAAGCGG GGAACTTCGGGGACCGCTACTTCGGGACCGACGCTGTCCCCGACGGCAGTGACGAGGAGGACGGGGGCTCGGCAGGGTAGCCGCCcgtcccacccccagcccctcgtTTCCTGTGGGACCTACAGAGCAGAGATGTTAACTTATTTTAGTTAA